The nucleotide sequence CAGGGCTTTTATTACTTCTCCAGAGACGGAGCCCCTAGGGGCTGGTCCCCCTTGTCAGTCAAGAAGGACATGACCAAAAGATGCTCTAACAGCCCTGGGACATTCTCACTTTAGCTCCAGGATAACCCTTTGCACTTTGCACATCCTGTGCACCCCTAGCACACATTACACACCATTTAAAGTCTGCAGATCTTCCATAATGGAAAAACCTCCATTTTACCATAAACCTCTTTAGAAGTAGAAAATTCTATACACTTTGTGGCACTGGGCCACATTACACTCAGGGTCTTATCTACTATACggttttcccataaacacaaactAGGAGAAAACCTTGCGTACAGAGGCCCCCAGGTGTTACCAAGATACTGCTCTGTTTCACTGTGTGCAGGATTTAATTACACAGTGCATCTTATACACATTCCTCCTCTCTTAGAACACTCTTTGTGTGTGGCTCCTGATTCCCAAATATTTACAAACCTTTAGCCTCTGTGGTCTTCTCTTACCTTTCTGGTGACACAGTAATGCGCTGTGGGCTTTGCAGAGGAGTCAGCAGTTCAGTGGATTGAAATGTCCTTGGTAAGGTGCTGGCCCCCTCACGTTGCCTGTAGTAATAGGAAAGGTCATGTGGCATCTCCATTCCTCCCAGGTTAATTCTCAAATTCTGTACAGGGATGGGAAAGGATCACTGAACATGTACTAGTTTCAGGCAGTCTGCTAGAAGTGGCTGTTGTTGTTTCACTGTTCCCTTAGGCTGAAATGAGTCACAGTGTTTAAAACATACAGGTATATTATACAGTGCTCTGGCAGTCTAGTAAACAGTACCCGTCTCCATTGGATAGGTTTACTTAGTGGAGGATAGGTTTACTTTATGTAAATTAGGCACTGTTTTGACAAGTACTATAAAACCATATAAATAAAGacagtatatatatgtgtgtgtatatatatatatatacactttttGTCattgtgtgtacatatatatatatatatatatatatatatgcgtcagtgtatgtgtgtctgtatacATACACGTACAGACTTGATAGTTATTCTGGTCAAGTGGTTCGTGTCAGTTAGAGGAATGTACAATCTCGCCTCGGCACCCCCTTTTGCACATTGCTAATTTCTTGCATGTATAGGACCCCCGAGGTTCAGTGTGgcattttgttttggaagttggAGGAAAAGGAGCATGCCATTTTTGGTTTGAAGTTGGAATTAGCTATAAACCTTAGAAAACCAAGTCTTTTACCCACACCCAGTGGTTAGGAAGTGGACCTCAGTGTTTAGAGAACGTTTatgtttagtgattttttttttccttttttttaaattaaatttggaGCTTTCAGTCTGAAGGATCCCACTGACTGGTAGGAGgaggttacataagaacatgccacactgggtcagaccaagggtccatcaagcccagcatcctgtttccaacagtggccaatccatgccataagaacctggcaagtacgcaaaaaccaagtctattccatgttaccgttgctagtaatagcagtggctattttctaaatcaacttaattaatagcaggtaatggacttctcttccaagaacttatccaatccttttttaaacacagctatactaattgcactaaccacatcctctggtaacaaattccagagtttaattgtgcggtgagtaaaaatgaactttctccgattagttttaaatgtgccacatgctaacttcatggagtgccccctagtctttctattatccgaaagagtaaataactgattcacatctacccgttctagacctctcatgattttaaacacctctataatatcccccctcagccgtctcttctccaagctgaaaagtcctaacctctttagtctttcctcataggggagctgttccattcctcttatcattttggtagcccttctctgtactttctccatcgcaattatatcttttttgagatgcggcgaccagaattgtacacagtattcaaggtgcggtctcaccatggagcgatacagaggcattatgacattttccgttttattcaccattccctttctaataattcccaacattctgtttgattttttgactgccgcagcacactgaaccgacgatttcaatgtgttatccactatgacgcctagatctctttcttgggttgtagcacctaatatggaacctaacattgtgtaactatagcatgggttatttttccctatatgcatcaccttgcacttatccacattaaatttcatctgccatttcgatgcccaattttccagtcttacaaggtcttcctgcaatttatcacaatctgcttgtgatttaactactctgaaaaattttgtatcatctgcaaatttgattatctcattcatcttatttctttccagatcatttataaatatattgaaaagtaagggtcccaatacagatccctgaggcactccactgcacactcccttccactgagaaaattgtccatttaatcctactctgtttcctgtcttttagccagtttgcaatccatgaaaggacatcaccacctatcccatgactttttacttttcctagaagcctttcatgaggaactttgtcaaacgccttctgaaaatccaagtatactacatctactagttcacctttatccacatgtttattaactccttcaaaaaagtgaagcagatttgtaaggcaagacttgccttgggtaaaaccatgctgactttgttccattaaaccatgtctttctatatgttctgtgattttgatgtttagaacactttccactatttgtcctggcactgaagtcaggctaaccggtctgtagtttccaggatcgcccctggagccctttttaaatattggggttacattagctatccttcagtcttcaggtaaaatggatgattttaatgataggttacaaattttaactaataggtctgaaatttaattttttagttccttcagaactctggggtgtataccatctggtccaggtgatttactactcttcagtttgtcaatcaggtctaccacatcttcttggttcaccatgatttgattcagtccatctgaatcattgcccatgaaaaccttctccagaacgggtacctccccaacatcctcttctgtaaaaactgaagcaaagaaatcatttaatctttcctcaatTGTCTTATCTtgtctaagtgcccctttaacccctcgatcatctaacagtccaactgactccctcacaggctttctgcttcggatatattttaaaaagtttttaccgtgagtttttgtctctatggccaacttcttttcaaattctctcttagcctgtcttatcaatgtcttacatttaatttgccaacgtttatgtattatcctatgttcttctgttggatccttcctccagtttttgaatgaagatcttttggctaaaatagcttctttcacctccccttttaaccatgccggtaatcgttttgccttctttccacctttcttaatgtgtggaatacatctggattgtgcttctagaatggtattttttaacaatgaccatgcctcttgcacattttttacttttgtagctgctcctttcagtttttttctaacaatttttctcattttgtcaaagttttccttttgaaagtttagcacaagagtcgtggatttgcatactgttcctcttgcagtcattaattcaaatttgaccatattatgatcactattgccaagcggccccaccaccattacctctctcaacaagttctgtgctccactgagaattaggttgAGAGAATGGAAGAAGGCGAGAGGAAAAATTTGAGGCTTCTGAGAGGAATTTCAGAGAAACAGGAAAGGAGAGGTTCATAGATTTCAGAGACAATTTGTGGACCATAAGGTTTTGGAAGGAGACCCATTAGAGTTTCACACTAAGCAGCCTGCCCTAATATTCCATTTGTGGGAAGAAAGGAGACCCTTGGAAAGAGATTAAGGGACCACAAACACAGATCAGTTTGGATTGTATTTATTGATGTGATTATGGAtgtaacaaaaagaaaatgtgtttaGCGCTATCTGATTACTGTCCAAGGCagacagggaaatggactgatacaaatgaaactctgaaaccacttttagCAAAAAGGAGAGCACAGTCTGAAGATGAACTGCATCTGGAATCATATAGAGAAAAGACTCACAGCAGGAAAGGGTCTTCAGCTCAGAGACCCGAcgtgctgaacagattgctaccagaaaactGTCTTTAAGGTAAGCAGCCACAAGGAAAGAGTATGCAGTGGTTGAGAAGTCAGACCTACCAAGAACtcaaggaccaagttaaggtcccacagaggcaccGGAAGCCGCAATGGGGGgcaaagatgcttaactccctgcaAGAAACAGGACACATCCAGATGGGAAAACAAAGGTCCTTCATTGATTCTCCCACTATGACAAgccagggctgcaacttgaaccttcaaggtgttacgggccaaacccttaagcaagctgtcctgtaaaaattccaaaatcaaagaaaTATCCACCTTGAGCAGTTGAGTACTTCGCTtggaacaccaggcctcaaagaccctccaaactctaacataggctAAAGAAGTAGAACATTTCTAGGTCAGAAAATTACAACAGGCAAATAACCCCAtttcaacaaccaagccctttcaatggtcaaactgtaagacagaatctTCGTATAGAAGAAAAAATTAACTAGCTATGTGAATGAATGTTAGCTACAGATATTAAAAATTGTAATTAATATGGATGAAATGTATCTGTAATTTGACTGTGATTGTGAATTTTATATTAATAATGGAATTTTtgtagagataagacctcagtattggcaggAGATCTGTAACAACAGAAACTTCTTGTGGCCAATTGGTCCAGTCACTGGTCTTATAATCTCTAATTTTAAACTTTTAATAAAATTACTTAAACTATTTTATTAAATGCAATTTTAATTGTTGTTCAAAAGAActgtaatttttaattattgtttttaatAAAAGCTGGATACGTGTCTCTGAACAGTTTTTAACGACACTATTAAACCTGAATTGGTTACAACCATAAAGCTCTTTAATTACTGCAACAATTTTTACTGCTGAAGATTTTGTTGAAAAATGATGTTACAATATTCATAAGGTTAACAAAACGTTTGTATGACTGATGAAACTATGTTGCAGCGATTTGTTGAAAaataatgttacttttgtaaCTCCTCACTGCTTGCTTCATTGAAAAGTGCTTTGACAAAACTGTTCATAAAGAAAAGGCAAGCATCTATGCTGTTTAAATGGACTTGACTGTCTCAAAATGAATTTATGCCTTTGTGCTGTTCATCAATTTATGCTGTTCGTCAATTGCTGTGGCAAACCATTAAATAAGAATTTCTTAATGCAAAGTAGTGCGTCGTATCTACTGAAAATGCTTAGCTGACTCTTCAGATGGTAACGTATCCCAAAAGCAATGTATGAAATTTAAACTCTGTAGCTAAGCTTATATTGAAACTTAGCAATCACATTTCAGTCTCATGCCTTGATGACCAGGCGGATGGTAAATATCACACCGCCTCATACTTAGTTGTAAACCCCGACAAAATTGAAAATGACAGAACACTTATCTTGGATTTCTGGCAGCCATTTACGCTGTACGTTTTCATCAGTCTGTCATTAGTCAGACCCTGAGGGTCTAATAACCGCCGCCAACGCGGCCGGCGTTTCGCCAAAAACGCTGCTTCAGGGCAGACTCTGGATTAAAACAACACATGAGATTTAAATCACTTCAGTGTCTGTAAAAAACCATTTTTGAACGGAAAAATATCTCAATTACTTACAATTCTTGAAGAGAAAACTCTTTCTGCAACAATCGGGTTCAGACTGaaagtgttttttaaaaaatggcctcGCTTATTTTAAGCAAGTGATTGGCTTGAAAAGCACCAATGAATGTTTGCAAATGAATACTGACAATGTGCTGACGTCATATTAAGCTTGTACGGCCGTATTCTATACGGCGGTACGGCATATATTGAAGTCAACATTAGGAATCTCAAAAACTGTCTGTATTATGtatcatttattttccttttttttctcaaaaaagtaATGGCAATGGGGTAACCGTACATTATTTGTTGTAATTACAATAAAAGGACAAATTTAGTGAATGAGGCTGTTCTATTCAATTTTGGAATTTAAACCTGATGGTTCTTCAGATTTTAGTTTAAAAATCCATTCTTGCTCTTTCTTGTATAactgtctctctctgtcacctCCTCTTGGGTCACATTTAATGTGTTCAAGGACAAACCACTTCAGCCCTTTAACATCATGATTTTCATGCAAACAGTGTGCTACAATTGGAGctgttattttcttatttttcagcAACTTTTGTGTTCCCCTATGCTTAATTTGAAAGATCTTGTTGTCTGTCCCACGTAGATTTTATTGCAAGGGCATTTTATAATGTAAATCACATGATCTGTTTGACATGTAGTAAAACTATTCAATTTGTATTTATATTGGGTTTGTGTACAAGTGTATTCTTTGATCTCTAAAGTTTGATCACAAATTTTGCAGTGACCACATTTGAAGTGACCCAATGGTACTGTACCGTCAATAGATCATGAATGTGAATTCTCTCTCAATGTGGATGGGCTTAAGATTTCTTTCAAATTTCTTGATCTTGAGTATGCTGCTCGAAATTCCATATTTTCCATACCTGGTATCATTTTAATAAGAAACCAGTGTTGGCGCATAGTTTGCACAATTTTCCGTGATGAAGGTGAATACTGAGTCACACAAGTGATCATGTTTGCATCTTGAGATTTAGGTTGAGGTACAAGAAGTGCATTACGGTCATAATATAATGCACGTTTAAATCCTGTCTTAATACATTTGTTATGATAGCCTCTATTCTTCAAATCACTCTTTAAATTTTCTGATTGTTGTCTGTATAGTGAAGTatgttcataattttttttttactttaaatgaTTGTAACTCTTTAAGCACTCACCAAACTTcttaaatacaaaaacaaattacCTGAATTTTTATTATGCTTTAGTTCACTTATTAATGCGCACACAGGAATAAGATGAGAATAAATATTCAGTCAAGGTTCATTTCTATATTCAGCAGGATGCTGATTtcaactatttttattttgtttagaagTTTTGATAATGCAGCTCTACCTTTCTTCAAAATTGACTCTACAATTGACAGAACAAATCTATAACTAATGATTTACTCTTAGGAAAGAACAGTGTCTCAGCAGACAAACACATTCTTTGTAGTCCTATCATTTTCATGTTGTCAGTGGTGTCACTTCTCGGTGTCTTGCCAGCATGACAGTGCTCTTTAGATGGAATACTGATTGCAGGTTTTTTGATTTGTCATCACATCTTTACCGTCGTCATTAGCGTCATTGTTTAAGTCCAGCATCCTACAACATATGTAACACATAGTGCATCTGAGTGTCAGAAAAGATAGtactttacaaaaaacaaaatacattttgcaCCAGTCAGACTGATGGGGGAATTCTATACGTAACGTTAAACATAAATACAGAGAAGATGTTGGAAGAAGAAGACCATTTGGTCCAACTAGCCTGCCTACTGTGTTGTCACAGGTCCTTCTTCATTTGTGCACTTCACCCTCCCTCTGCCTCTAAGGTCCCTTTGTGCCAATCTCATACAAGCTTAAATTCTACTACCATTTTGGCACCTACAAGCTCCACTGGAAGTTTGTTCCTGGAAGAGTATTTTCTCATATTCCTTTGGAGCCTGCCTCCCTCAGCTTCATATGATGAGCCCTTGTCCTTGAGTTTTCCGTTCAATGCAAAAATGCTGCCATCCGGTTCTTTATTGAAGCGTGCAGGATATTTGAATGTTTGCTGCACAACTCCCCCTTCCCTACTTTTGTTTTCTAGAAAGTACATCCTTTGCTCCTTTAGTTTCTCTGTCTGACTTATAAGGGCAAATTACAGAAGACATTTACTTGGGCAAATACCAAGTTACGTGAGTAAATTGGCTGTAACCGATGCAATGTCTGTGGGTGACGGTACCCACAACTTTGCGTCTATGCCCCAAACATGGTGCAATTTCCATATCTGCCCAGAAGGTTGCAGCAGTTGCAAAGCACATGGGTATGGAATGGAAGAAAGTCTTTGTGAATCATCCTTGGAGGCGCACACATGGAGGTAGCTGTATACACTTCATGGGACTATTTCCAATCTGCTCATCTAAGTGCAAAGTCCACGGTTATAGAGCCTTAGTAGAGTCGCTtcgtttgaaatatttattttatgaaagCCATCAAGAAAGAGTGCTTGCTGCTCACACAGAGGACATTTGCTATAAACTTATAtccaaaggtaaaataaagagaaaaagggacattttcaaaggttggtaagaggggaatgggggggggggggggggaaggagtaaatttacataagaataaaaaaaaaagtcctcataATCTTTGCAATGAAAGCAATTGCCAATATGTAATTTTAAGGAGAAATTTGAACAAAAAAATATCATGATTCACTTACCTGCTGCTGCCCTGCTCAGATTCTTGGATTTCTAGAGGGCGGGTATTCATAAAATAACTTAATTTGTGGAGAGGAAATGATCTCCCGAATCtttgaggtaaattggtgaaaGATTGTATAAAATGGCCAATCGATGGTGATCGACCAAATCTTTGGGGCAAGTTGGCTAGATGTTGGATGGTATGTTTAATAAATAGAGATCGTCCAAACCTTTGAGGTAGATTGGGGATGCTTTTAGAAATTCTCTCTTCAAAAGCCCTTCCAAATCTGAGAGGTAAATTGGCCACTGGTTTAATGCTTCTGACTTCCTGGAATGATCTCCCAAACCGCAGTGGCAAATTAGCAACAGAATTGGCTATCTTATTGACCATTGGGATGCTCATCTTAACGATgtttttggatgcccaatctttcagctCCTCAGAAGAGAGACTTCTCTGTTTTTCATCCGGAACTGCATCATTAGACTAGAATTTGAAATAGAAGATGTACGTCTTAGTGCTCTCCCAGAATGAGTATGAAACACATTTcatcccctttttaaaaatattcgtGATTACTTGAACACAGCCCACTTTGTAGTTTAAATGAGACTTCTAGAGACATTGCGTAAGAAAAGTCTAAAGTTAGATAAAATTCAATGAGGACTGCAATGCGTGTGTGGATCGTGTAACACTTTTAAACCACATTAATGCCctaaaaagcagtttttatagTTCACAGAGCAAGTGATAGTTGATGTGATGGCATCATTAAACTTCCTGGATTACTTTAGAAAGATATCATAAACCAAGTATAGCTTACCACTTTTACTCAATCCTGGAAAAAGATAGGCTCCttagaagggaatggtgattTGCAGCCTATAAGTTAGTTTAATTTGGCAATTTCTGAATATTACAACTAGTGAAGCGATTTTAAATATGTATGCTTTCTGTTAATGTAAAAATGTATACACTTTGTTAAAATgtcaatggaagaaaaaaaatgcacagcaAAAATAGTGGAAGGAAAAACTTTTGCAAAAGGTGCTGTGACTTTTGACTTTAAGTGCTAAATTTAAGAATGAGACTTAACTGCTCCACAATGTTTTATGTACAAGTTTTTTGCATTCACAAttatttttgtagattttttttctcttctataCATTGTAGGACATAAAGTCATTTGGCCAGAGTTGCGCCATTTCAAAACTAAAGAGTGAGAATGTGTGAGCAGCAGGCAGCACAAACTTAGAGCTATGAGGAGCCAGAAGTGGCAGCTCGTGTGCTGGCAGCAGGAACATGAGAGCGAGCCTCCAAACATCAGGGGGAAGAATAACAAAGGGGTGGTATTAGGGAACAGGGAAAAGAGAATGGAGCCGGAAGTGGCGTGCACAATTTTGCAGATATTTTGTGAAAATCTGGAAAAGCACTGACTTAAAATATCTACATAAATTCTAAAatacctaaaaataaaaaaaagaacattaaaatgtatatttttttaaacagcaaaAACAGAAGCTCTATTTATATCCCTATGCCAACATCTATAATGATGTATATTACTAATAATATGAACAATAATATCATGCATTCTCCCTCTGCTTTCAAAGCtgtcacttagggccagattaaACAGGATCTATTCCCATggtcacagaatgggaaaaaaagtgTTCATGATTGGACCCTCAGTGTGTACACAGAGGTAGTTGCATACATAGAGTATGGGGCAGTTCTCAGATAGACCCCTAATTGAACAGTCTGAGGCTATAACAACTTGGGTACATGTGTACAAAAAATGTGCActctgcatctgctttttctatAGGTAAATTTTTCATGGTTAGTGATATTGATAGATTTGAAAATCCagtctatgggccagattttaaaacatatgcgcgggcgtagatttgtgcgcgcaacccagtgcgcacaaatctacccccaattttataacatgcgtgtgcagccgcgtgcatgttataaaatctggggtcggcgcgcgcaagggggtgcacacttgagtaccttgcgcgcgccgagcccaaggggagccctgattgctttccccgttccctccaaggctgctccgatttggagcggccttggagggaacctttttttggatccccccccggccctacctaaatctcctcccccaccttatttgatggagttacgcctgcctgcctctggcaggtgtaacttgcccgCACCAgtcagctgccggcgcgcgaatctccggcacggccgctgtgctggaggacttgaatccacccccgcccccggaccgctgccacgcccccagccccacccctgaTCCGCCCATTTTCGAAAGTCCCAGGAAATACGCGCATCCCGAGGCTtccgcgcgccaccgagcctttgcaaaataggcttggcgtgcacatgagcagattttctcaggttacgcgcgtaaccctttgaaaatctacccctatgtgtattatCATtcttcatacccccccccccacacacacacagggaaatCTTTCCCTTAATTTGGTTAAAAGTGCACACTCTATGGAAACTCTGTctgtacttttagctggattacaTAAGGATTCATTTTTAGACAATCAGTTTACTTGGGTGAATGGCTTCGAAAGCTTTCCTTCCGGTTTCTCAAATACTGTGGGTAAATTAACCTGTGGAGGTTTGGACCTCTGCTAGGCAATTAGCATCCGAATATCATCAGTCTTTCCTGAATATCTACTGTCACTGAAGGGAATGTTTGGTTCCGATTAAGGGTATTTAGAAAGAGACAGAAAGTTATTTAACAGAATCCTAAAAATGCTATTTGGAGTGCTTAAGAGGCAGATCCAGCATACACTTTCCATTGCCAGGCTACAGTCTACCTCGAGTCCCATCCATAGAGCACTGGTCAGCCACTTAGTTCACTTATTCATCTCCCCAGGGCCTCTACCCTGAATATAGTAATTCCTGTTCAGAGCAGTAGTACAAATATgcttaaatctttttatttttatttcaaatagaACTGAAAAAAATGATGAGCACATGGTACACAATGAGTAAACACGAGCAGTAGCAGCATTCCATGAAGCCCAATGGAACAAGAGGCTTTATTCCCTTGATCTGTATCTCTTTTTCTGATTATCCCAGCCATGTCCAGAAATAGTGGAGGGCCACAAGCTGTGGTTCTCTCCAGAACTCGGCTAATGTGGACACTGAGTCTGGcctctaggtgtcattgttgagcAATGACGGGGACGCACGCCCCCAGGGGCtatgagtgctgcctctgcaccATCCATTGCCCCAGCTAGTCTGGCGAGCAGAAAACTGGCCTGGGATTCAAATCCAGATCTTCTGCATGGCAATGCATAGCATGTATCTTTGAATCACCAGGCCGGCCCTATTCAAGACAGCAGTAAGTTTGGGTGGCCTCCCTGGTGGTGGCAGAGCTCCCATTTTTATCTTTGGGAGAAAATAATatcatcttttttcttttcatgtcaTGGAAAATAATGGGAGCTTGTCTGTGCTGTGCCACCATCTTTATTTTCACTATATCATAATTCATTggaataaaataaggaaaagttATCAGGAAAAAGATTTGAAACGGTTCAGCTTTGGAACTATTCTTGCtgcttttaaaaagaaagtagCATATTGCAGCCCTTGTCTATTTAAAAGCGGCTTTGTCAGATCTTATATACCTCACAAGCATTTCAcattcccatccccacccccattcATTTCACTTTCTCACAATCACTCTCACAAGTTCACACTATCTGAAGTGggaaggaatggaggagagaggagctcAGGGTAGGGACAGCTGGGGGAGAGAGATCTCCCTATTGGAAAAGAAGGATGAAGGGAGAGAATGACATAGAGATAAGCAGGGGAGATCCAGCAAAATATGAGTAAAATGACAAAAGTagtacagaaacagaaaaaatattgAAGAAGAGACAGAAAATTAGTCAATTGTATGCATACAGAGTGATGGAGGAAGAAGATGGGGAGATAAAAAGGCAACACCTGGACAGATTATCCATTTGCACATAATTTTAAAGCCAGTTTCCAAATTAGTTAATTTAAGAACTGAAAAGGCTAGCCAAGGCAGGTTAAAAAATGTACACTATTAAAATATATTGCAATACCATAATTATCTGTACTGCTTGTAGAGTAGTTTTAAATTCCTGTAAGTTTTCCTAATAACTGAAATTATATGTATTCAGATTCTAAGCAGTTTTCCAGTATCTCACTTTTTTCAATAGCTGCCTTTAATTTTTAcatcaatttataaaataaaacaatacctGTACACTCTTGTGAGACTTGAGGCCAGATACACTGAAGGGTTTTTCCTATttgtgtgtctatgggaaaacatttatttttattttttattaacagACAGATAGGGGATGAAAATCTAACTAAGGAATTAAGAATAAAGCATTTTTCCAGAGACACAACATGAGAGAAACCCTTTCAAATGCTATCCCTAAATCAGGTTCCAAGAAAAGAAAAGCATGTATGTTTGAAACCAAGGTTTGCATAACTCTCAGTTAAATTGTCATGTTCTTAAGCAATGTAATTGCCTGATCACACTCTTTCCA is from Rhinatrema bivittatum chromosome 2, aRhiBiv1.1, whole genome shotgun sequence and encodes:
- the NPVF gene encoding pro-FMRFamide-related neuropeptide VF, which codes for MAVLLSHKLILFISVTFALSAAHGLCVEDSAMFHLNSRGSSDEDCSKSNDAVPDEKQRSLSSEELKDWASKNIVKMSIPMVNKIANSVANLPLRFGRSFQEVRSIKPVANLPLRFGRAFEERISKSIPNLPQRMLDLNNDANDDGKDVMTNQKTCNQYSI